The following is a genomic window from Lysinibacillus sp. G4S2.
AGCCAATGAAACTGTTAGCATAAAAAGAATAAGTAAGTTAGTAAGATTTGTATTTTTTTGTTTAAAATGTAGAAAGATAGTAATAAATAAAGTTAATAAATAATAACAAGCTGGAATGATGAATATATAGTAAAATTGATGAGGGATATCTAAATGTTTGATATGTATATCTTTTATATCTCCATTTGGCTTCATAATTGTTATTTTATGAGCAGCTACTATTTTAGATTTATATTTCAGCTGATTTAGATCATCCATTGGCACATCATCTACTCTTAAAATCACGTCATCTGGTGAAATATTTTTCCATCCTGTCCAATCTTTATCGTAAGGTTGCGTTACTCCCCACTGGCCATCCTCTTTTTCTACCTTAATTTCTGATAAGGGCACGCTATAATTCACATAATTCAGATAAAGACCAATTACTAAATAGATCATTATAGCGGGCCAAAACAACTTACTACTCAATGATTTTATTTCCAAATTTCACTTTCTAAATCTATTACACCATTAAATGCATCTAAAATTGCTTTTTGCTCTACAGACGAAATTCCAATCAACGAGGCTTTTTGGTCTTTTACTAGTGCAACTAGGCTTGGGTTTTGTTCTAGGTACTGAATGACATGCATCATACAAATCTGTCCTCATTTCATTAGTTTTTTTAGGTAGTCTTTACCTAATTCGCTTATAGCCACATCTTCAAGTTTATTTAATGCTTTAAACTTATAGACATTTTTAACAGTAATTGCATATCGTATTGCACCACCATTTGTCAACATGTTTTCAGTAGCATTATTATCCAAAAAGTCAGCTTTGTCATTATTATAATAGTTTGTGACTGCATTTGAAACATCATTTTTCTGTGCTAAAAGATAAATTATAGGCAATGAGTATCTTTTGTTTAGCAAGTCATTTTTAGGTCCCCAAGTTTTTAAACTTTGAATATCGTTTTTAATTTGTTGGATAATCCCTATATATTTCCCATACTCCTCAACTTCATGAGATATTTCCCCTTTTGCAAGCACTTCCCCAATTAAGCAACTCATTGCTGTTAAAGAGCCAGATTTTTGGTCAATCATTTGTATATAGGATTGATCATCTCTACAAATATTGAGTAAATCTAGCTGCTGTCCGTTTATACTCCGTAACGCATAATCCTCTAATATTTGAACAGCAATGTTTTTGTGTTCAAAGGAGGTCTCACGTATAGTTCTAGAAGCCATTACTAGCATAGCTAAAGCAACATTAAATGATAATTCAGGTGTTGTACTCCAACTGTAATCTGAATCCTTATCCTGCAGGTCATCGATAATATCAAAGGACAAAATTAAAAGTTCAATAGCCGCGGCTACTTTATAAATGTCCTCGTCCAAACAATCTGTAAATGCTTCATAATGACAGTAACAAAGCTTGCCAAATGAATAACCTAAAACGCTTTTTTCTTCCTTAAAGCTTTTCAGCATTGATCGTAGTTCATGACCTATC
Proteins encoded in this region:
- the comX gene encoding competence pheromone ComX, with the translated sequence MMHVIQYLEQNPSLVALVKDQKASLIGISSVEQKAILDAFNGVIDLESEIWK
- a CDS encoding polyprenyl synthetase family protein, which produces MKGLDERINESLDILIENEALIGHELRSMLKSFKEEKSVLGYSFGKLCYCHYEAFTDCLDEDIYKVAAAIELLILSFDIIDDLQDKDSDYSWSTTPELSFNVALAMLVMASRTIRETSFEHKNIAVQILEDYALRSINGQQLDLLNICRDDQSYIQMIDQKSGSLTAMSCLIGEVLAKGEISHEVEEYGKYIGIIQQIKNDIQSLKTWGPKNDLLNKRYSLPIIYLLAQKNDVSNAVTNYYNNDKADFLDNNATENMLTNGGAIRYAITVKNVYKFKALNKLEDVAISELGKDYLKKLMK